A single Kryptolebias marmoratus isolate JLee-2015 linkage group LG16, ASM164957v2, whole genome shotgun sequence DNA region contains:
- the tstd3 gene encoding thiosulfate sulfurtransferase/rhodanese-like domain-containing protein 3 — translation MALRRCWRFVGLVPRLLWYSTAPPGTSPPAGRGAVSAGFVNPDQGYKSTGLKLRGFSSQPPATDVTYDELKRLLSEQKAVVIDVREPWELREYGFIPGSINVPLGQMDTALQLGPEEFRERYDGDMPLQTDSIVFICLAGVRSKTALNTAASLGYKDVQHYPGGWYEWAEREQHKLSKGFWS, via the exons ATGGCGCTCAGAAGGTGCTGGAGGTTCGTCGGGCTCGTCCCACGACTTCTGTGGTACAGTACCGCCCCGCCCGGGACCTCTCCCCCCGCAGGACGAGGCGCCGTGTCCGCCGGCTTCGTCAACCCTGACCAAGGTTACAAAA GCACGGGGCTGAAGCTCCGCGGGTTCAGCTCGCAGCCGCCGGCCACAGACGTGACTTACGATGAGCTGAAGAGGCTCCTGTCTGAGCAGAAAGCTGTAGTTATAGATGTCCGGGAGCCCTGGGAGCTCAGAGAGTACGGCTTCATCCCCGGCTCTATTAATGTGCCCT TGGGACAGATGGACACCGCTCTCCAGCTGGGTCCAGAGGAGTTCAGGGAGAGGTACGATGGAGACATGCCCCTGCAGACAGACAgcattgtgttcatttgtctggcAGGGGTCAGGAGTAAAACTGCTCTCAACACAGCCGCCTCCTTGGGATATAAAGA CGTTCAGCACTATCCTGGTGGATGGTACGAGTGGGCGGAACGTGAACAACACAAGTTATCTAAGGGGTTTTGGAGCTGA